In a single window of the Zea mays cultivar B73 chromosome 5, Zm-B73-REFERENCE-NAM-5.0, whole genome shotgun sequence genome:
- the LOC103628570 gene encoding LOW QUALITY PROTEIN: probable U6 snRNA-associated Sm-like protein LSm4 (The sequence of the model RefSeq protein was modified relative to this genomic sequence to represent the inferred CDS: substituted 1 base at 1 genomic stop codon) codes for MTHLEDLRTVAAAGTLPQAVRQRAVRRKLTASVVFKAMGRAINKTVMVVELIKILLMALRRIVGLHQNTTTGSTDITDMWEPLEECLLLLETTRHVSMITITLSKKEVDTSSIGYQSPLPADEVKPLVKCDNDEDAHSPGGRGRGRSGRGRGQGRGGRGNGFNVFADAGWEDDHAPAYMGNGYARGRGRSFRGRGRRGGYNNQTEYKQDGGYXEEALVHAPALDFHHL; via the exons atgacgCACCTGGAGGACCTCCGAACGGTGGCGGCGGCTGGGACATTACCCCAGGCTGTCCGCCAAAGGGCAGTGAGGCGGAAGTTGACGGCGTCG GTTGTATTCAAGGCCATGGGGAGGGCTATCAATAAGACTGTCATGGTTGTGGAATTGATCAAGATACTCCTGATGGCTCTG AGGAGGATTGTTGGCCTCCATCAGAATACCACCACTGGATCTACTGATATTACTGATATGTGGGAGCCATTGGAGGAATGCCTACTTCT GCTTGAGACAACAAGACATGTCTCTATGATCACTATAACTCTTTCAAAGAAGGAGGTGGACACATCATCTATCGG ATATCAATCTCCTTTGCCTGCTGATGAAGTGAAGCCTTTGGTTAAATGTGATAATGATGAAG ATGCACACTCACCTGGTGGCCGTGGAAGGGGTCGTAGTGGTCGAGGCCGTGGGCAGGGCAGAGGTGGACGTG GAAATGGGTTCAATGTGTTTGCTGATGCTGGTTGGGAAGACGATCACGCCCCTGCATATATGGGAAATGGATATGCCCGTGGAAGAGGTCGCAGTTTCAGGGGTCGTGGCAGGAGAGGCGGCTACAATAACCAGACTGAATACAAACAGGACGGAGGTTATTAAGAGGAGGCACTTGTTCATGCTCCAGCTTTAG ATTTTCACCATTTGTAA